In Oncorhynchus gorbuscha isolate QuinsamMale2020 ecotype Even-year linkage group LG03, OgorEven_v1.0, whole genome shotgun sequence, the DNA window AAATACAAATACTGTAAATACACTTTTAGGACACAAATAACTGGTTTCTACCTGCTCTCATTCCAGAGTTTGTTTGATAAATCCCATGATCTCAGAATGATCAGTGGAAAATAAAGCATTTAATTCAAAGATATTTCCTGAGCTAAAATAAAATGACAACTGGCTTGTGGATGATCCAGTACTTTGAACAATATGGTAAGAATACTTATTGCAAATCCTGTACCTGGGTGTTGATATACAATACCAACCAAGTACTGATATGAAGTTTGACTGAACCATGCAACTTAACAAAACCATTCACAGCAGAAAAGTAATTTGTGAAATAGAACATCAGAGGCAGTTGATTGCACAGTGGTGATTTAAAGTCTACACAAGTAGACTGATTGCTAGCTACAGAACTGACATGATCAAAACTGTTGAGATTCCAAGCAAAGTTCTAAACAAATGATACAATAAAAACTGAGGATGAGAGTTCTGGGCTGGCCAGAGTGTCATCTCAATCACATGAGGCCTTTTAAGTCCAATGTGAATGAATAAATAGTAAGATCAACCAACACAAGCTATAATGAGCAAAGATACCAATACCAGGCACAATTTACACACAAAAAACATCTCTCTACCTTTGGACAGGGAATTACTTCAGGGCGTCTAAATTATTTCAAACTGATATGGCAACCATCAACATCACATAATGAGGACCTTATCAGACACATACTTTAAATAGAGTTTAAGTTAAAACTTCTTCCCACAGTTAGAAATGAAAGTACAGAGGATTAGAAGGAACAATCACCACCTTTAATGTGATCTGTGACATATATAACAAAGCACTGTCATGCATTTTGAATGCACTGCAAGTCTTAATCTGGTTTGATTTTTTgattgttttttaaaactttgaACAAGTCAACCCTCGGGAGATCTGTGCTCTCACCTTCAGTCATTAGCCCTCTTCTCACAAGCAACCAAACCAGTACGTACAATGGACACAAACAGATGCGTGTGCTGACAACTAAAACCATCTACATCTGTCATCTGATCACATGTAACCCTTCATTGCCACTCATCCGAGCACCAATGCCTTTAAGACCGAAAGAGCTAAACTAGAGAATAGTAAAAGTCCTCCGTGTTCTTTCAGACACCCCCATCGGGTTGCCATCCTACACTCAAGTTTTTGAGCTAATTTTTATCAAATATTTAAGGTGTACTTTTTGTACAAATAAACATGGTTTTGAACCCTTCTATGAAAAAAACATTCACATCAGAATGCCATATACCACCCAGAAAGAAGTTCAGAACAAGCTGACCCAACAAGAATCAAAAcatagaaagaaaaaaaaagtccAACAGCTTTGCAGAAAATATTCTTAAAAATCCTTCATTCTATTACCAAGATATTATCATATCAAGTTATCAAGATATTGGATTGCATTCAACAAATAAATAGAGTACCTAAACTTTATTTTTATAAGGAGCATTGTAAGCTGGGCTGGCCTGCTACACCTGAACAGATTCTAGGGCAGAAGGTGCATCTCTCAAGGTGCTGATTCAGGATCAGCATTTCCAATCAATATCATCAGGACTTAAATATCAAAACTGTCACAGGCCAGTTCTCCGGGCCACCTCCAGTCTAGCCCTGCTGCACCAGCCTGCGGTAGTGCGGCATGACCTTGCTGTCAGGGAGGTAGAGCCCCATTTCCAAGGCAACCAGGACAGGGAACTCCAATGGAATCAACTCCCGGCGGTTTATACGAAAACGCTCCTCTAGCTTCTGCTCAACCacggagaaagagaaggggggctAAGAACGAGAAGACATCCTCCTACGTTACTGCCCAATGCTCTGATTACCGTAATAATTATATTATTTCAAGTGATCCTGACGTGAGAAAAATGatccatacattttaaaacaCACAAGGTACTGCATTTTAAATTCTTAAAATGTATGCAATGCTCAAATGGGTAGGTTGAATAATACAGTTGCATGTTAGGAGTGCTACTCGATTGGAAGTCGCTCTggagaagagcgtctgctaaatgaccaatatgtacagttgaagtcggaagtttacatacaccttagccaaatacatttaaactcagtttttcacaattcctgacatttaatcctagtcaaaattccatgtcttaggtcacttaagatcaccactttattttaagaatgtgaaatgtcagaatagtagagataattatttttacctcctgacagaactggtgtaactgagtcaggtttgtaggcctctttgcacgcacacactttttcagtactgcccacaaatattctataggattgaggtcagggcttggtgatggccactccaatatcttgactttgttgtccttaagccattcttCCATaagtttggaagtatgcttgtggtcattgtccttttggaagacccatttgcgaccaagcttcaacattctgactgatgtcttgagatgttgcttcaatatatccataattTCATCCCTCATGAattcatctattttgtgaagtgcaccagttccacctgcagcaaagcacccccacaacatgatgctggcacccccgtgcttcacagttgggatggtgttcttcggcatgcaagcctccccctttttcatccaaacataacaatggtcattatggccaaacagttctatttttgtttcatcagaccagaggacatttatccaaaaagtaatctttgtccccatgtgcagttgcaaaccgtagtctggctattttatggcggttttggagcaatggctcttccttgctgagcggcctttcaggttatgtcaatataggactcatttcactgtggatatagatatttttgtaccagtttcctccagaatcttcacaaggtcctttactgttgttctgggattgatttgcacttttagcaccaaagtacgttcatctaggagacaggaaggagatgcgttctgagtggtatgacgattgcgtggtcccatggtgtttatacagatgaacgtggtaccttcaggagtttggaaattgctcccaaggatgaaccagacaatattttctgaggtcttggctgatttcttttgattttcccacgatgtcaagcaaagaggtactgagtttgaaggtaggccttgaaatacatccacaggtacacctcaaattgactcaaatgatgtcaattaacctatcagaatcttctaaagccatgacaccaatTTCTGATGACATCAatttgtttaaaggcacagtcaacttagtgtatagtggggcaaaaaaatatttagtcagccaccaattgtgcaagttctcccacttaaaaagatgagagaggcctgtaattttcatcataggtacacttcaactatgagaaaataaaaatccagaaaatcacattgtaggatttttaatgaatgtatttgcaaattatggtagaaaataagtatttggtcaataacaaaagtctatttcaatactttgttatataccctttgttggcaatgacagagttcAAACATGTTCTGTAAGTCTTAAGGTTGACACACTGTTgcaggtattttggcccattcctccatgcagatctcctctagagcagtgatgttttggggctgttgctgggcaacacagactttcaactccctccaaagattttctatggggttgagatctggagactgactaggccactccaggaccttgaaatgcttcttacaaagccactccttcgttgcccgggcagtgtgttttggatcattgtcatgctgaaagacccagccatgtttaatcttcaatgcccttgctgattgaaggttttcactcaaaatctcacgatacatggccccattcattctttcctttacacggatcagtcgtcctggtccctttgcagaaaaacagccccaaagcatgatatttccacctccatgcttcacagtaggtattgtgttatttggatgcaactcagcattctttgtccttcaAACACGACAAGttcagtttttaccaaaaagttatatttcagTTTcgtctgaccatatgacattctcccaaactTCTTCTGGATcctccaaatgctctctagcaaacttcagatgggcctggacatgtactggcttaagcagggggacacgtctggcactgcaggatttgagtccctggtggcatagtgtgttactgatggtaggctttgttactttggtcccagctctctgcaggtcattcactaggtccccccgtgtggttctgggaattttgctcaccgttcttgtgatcatttttaccccacggggtgagatcttgcgtggagccccagatcgagggagattatcagtggtcttgtatgtcttccatttcctaataatttacCTTACCTATTGCAgtttcagtcttcccagcctggtgcaggtctacaatttttttctggtgtcctttgacagctctttggtcttggccatagtagagtttgtagtgtgactgtttgaggttgtggacaggtgtcttttatactgataagttcaaacaggtgccattaatacaggtaacgagtagaggatagaggagcctcttgaagaagaagttacatgtctgtgagagccagaaatcttgcttgtttgtaggtgaccaaatatttattttccaccaaaattttcaaatacattttcttattttgtctgtcatagttgaagggtacctatgatgaaaattacaggcctctctcatcgttttaagtgggagaacttgcacaattggtggctgactaaatacttttttgcccccactgtatgtaaacttctgacctactggaattgtgatacagtgagttatgtgaaataatctgtctgtaaacaattgtgtcatggacaaagtagatgtcctaaccgacttgccaagactatagtttgttaacaagacatttgtagagtggttgaaaaacgagttttaatgactccaacctaagtgcatgtaaacttccgacttcaactgtacgtgtaAAAAAACACGACTTCACTCACGTCAATCAGCTGTCGGACCTCCTGCTTCTTCAGGTCACTGCTGATCTTGGCTGCCAGTAGGACGCAGGCTGCAGACACCAACTTCCTATTCTGCTTGTTCAGGCGGCCCTGCAGCACCAGTTTCTCAAAGTACACAAATGCCATGGCCACTGTGACCGGCTGCAAACTGCACTCCTCTCCCACCGCACGCATCTCCCACTTCAGGCTGTCAAACAGGAGGGAGGTTACAGGTTACACATGGGTGTGTATGGTAGGCAGAAATGAAGGATTTGCATATGTAAATGCATGGTTTGGAGACAAAGATACAAATGTGATTTTCAGAGATTGAAACAGACAGTAGACAAAAATGCACAACATGTTCATGCACCGTGCACCTTCTTATCTTGCTGAGGGTTAGTTTAATATAGGGGAACTTCTCCTTAAACGTCTCATTCATGTCTTTCTTCAGGTCCGACGGCTTTACATACTCAATAACAGTCGTCTGGAAGACAGGGAACAAGATAAATATGAGAACTTTGCTTTCATCCTATTCATAGAGATTGCATTATGATGGTGTTTACTATGTGCAGTTAAGTTTACTTGTCAATAAAATCCCTTACGATATGGATTGTTTTAAGTTGATAATGGTGCTACTGAACAAAATCCGAGCATTCTGGATTGTCAGTGTGTCATGTGATGTATTGTCTAGTCACAAAGTAATGTGGTGAGGTGtatgtaacatgtataatgtTACAGGAATGCTTACCACATATGATGAGAATATAAGAACTCTCTTGTGTCTCCCGCAAGGCCACTGAGGGTCACTGAGTAGGTAGGGATCATAGTCTGCCAGGTCTTCTATATCTGTAAAAATGATATTAAATGAGAAGACAGTAATATTGCAAAAACAATTTTCCAAAGAGAGAATGCATGTAACCTGTATTCTAGTGAAGTGGAGCGTACTCAGGTCCTGTCCTATGGTGCTGTTGAGTCGAGACGGGGTGGTGTAGTTCTTCTGGCCGTTGCATTGGTAACGTGACAGGGGGGTCTGTGTTGTGCTGGGCTCTAGTGCTCCACTGCTCTTCGGTCTCACCAAGGCATTAGTGGGGAAAAGTAACTGGGCGTACGATACCGTCTGATGAGGAAAGAGGCGTTTACAAACACAAAGCACAGACAGGCAGTGTGCAATTACTCTCCAGTTCAACCTTACCTTTCCATATGCACCTAGCTCCACCCCCAGGCCCTCCAGGCCAGGGAACAGGTCAGATGCCACCCCAGAGGACAGCTGTAGTTTGTGCGCCTCCAACTTTGGGTCACTGGGTGTGCAGAAAGAATATACTCAAGTCACCATCATGCCTCGTAAAATGTATGAATGCATGACTAAGTCacttggataaaagtgtctgctaattgGCATACATTATATAATTATTATGCAGCTCCACATTAAAACCTGTGATCATCATAACGCAACTCCTTTCCTGATTCAGGACACACGAGAGGATGGCTGGGTCATATagtgagacagagggatagaggtggGCTGTAGTTGGTTAGGGCTATGTGTCTGTACCTGGGGTGAATACGCTCTCCATAGGGCAGCACTGAGAAAGCAGCACATAGAGACCGCTTGGCACAAATCATCATGATCCTGCAGGATACAGATAGCAAGTACAAGCACACAGAACATTCGCAGTGTCAGTCTACACAAACAACAGCTACAGTCACATACTAAACGGGTCGGGTCGCCCACAAGGGAACATACTGTATTGCAGCCCAAACAtataattgaaatacatttttaaaggGTTAATGACCTTAGATTTGAGTATCTGGGCTACAGTTTTAAAAATCCTAAATAACCAAAAATGTCTCACTGGTGTTACTACTCCTACTGGTGGCACGTTATCCTAATGTAAAAAGAAAAATCATATTAGTTGATTTAGAATGGAAAGCCTTTTTAAATTTAAATGTATGTAGTGCCCAAATCCCACCACAATTCAAGAATGCCCCAAACTACAGTTAACTACAGCATTAGTAATGCACTTATTAGTACAATGTGTATGGTgccttcggaaagcattcagaccacTACTTTTCAAAacagtttgttacattacagccttattattaaatggattaaataaaacaatttcctcagcaatctacacacaataccccataatgacaaagtgaaaacaggttaagacatctttgcaaatgtattaaaaccaaaaatcagaaataccttacataagtattcagaccctgctatgagactcgaaaataAGCTCAGGTGCCTCCCGTTTCCATTGAACATCGTTGagatgtttctcatggtctgagagtcctttaggtgccttttggcaaactccaagtgaacGGTCATGTGTTTTTTACTGAGTGGCTTTTGTCTGgtaactctaccataaagacctgattggtggagtgctgctgagatgaggaactctggagctctgtcagagtgaccatggggttcttggtcacctccctgaccaaggcccttctctccagATTGCTTAGTTTTCCTAGACCTGACCGCCTGgccagagtcttggtggttctaaacttcttccatttaagaatgatggaggccacagttCTTGGAGCCATTCAATGCTgtaaaaatgttttggtacccttccccagatctgttccctgacaaaatcctgtctcggagttctacggacaattccaaaatttctgctctgacatgcactgtcaactgtgggaccttatattgacagctgtgtgcctttccaaatcatgtccatcaattgaatttaccacaggtggactccaatcaagttgtaaaacatctcaaggatgatcaatggaaacaatgcacctgatctcaatatcaagtctcatagtaaaaataatatatagcaaccccaggtgtaaaatagtaaataacggctacttctcagagagttttttttaattgtcaagaggagttaaacaagggtgtccgcGGTCACCATATCTAGTCGTTATGGTCatcgaaatgctagctattaaaatcagatacAACAACAGAGGATTataaatccaaggcttaaaaacaaaggtgtccatgtatgccgatgactcaagtTATGTTAAATCCCTGCAACGTCTCATTAAAGATACcttttctgtactctctggactaaaacctaatcatgataagtgtacaatattacgtattggatccttaaaaatacaacttttacattaccttgcagcttacctataaaatgggctgatggtgaagtagagatactcggtattcatatcacaaaacatataaataagctctccactatgaatttcaatagaaaacttgtaaaaatagacaagatcctgcaacctGTGGTggatgaatcagaattagttgggtaacataaGTAATTAAGAT includes these proteins:
- the LOC124032131 gene encoding CDK5 and ABL1 enzyme substrate 2-like isoform X1, with the translated sequence MAAAVFGRQCTTGSNTAKSHKEHLRKGKDSRRRQAALLFLNNISLDGRPLYHLSNGNHGQREAAELQSRDATGAQATGHPLFSASVYGTVSLVAPSLAGGAAPTVAGISGLSPVPPNLVLSTDTGSSTAVRCSEVFFEGVDPMVPPDTHLSPTSGPQTFNPSAKSSFVLQTQNSVPGDTQRSRNHSGSPKPARVAKKVHFIKNMRQYDTRGSRIMMICAKRSLCAAFSVLPYGERIHPSDPKLEAHKLQLSSGVASDLFPGLEGLGVELGAYGKTVSYAQLLFPTNALVRPKSSGALEPSTTQTPLSRYQCNGQKNYTTPSRLNSTIGQDLNIEDLADYDPYLLSDPQWPCGRHKRVLIFSSYVTTVIEYVKPSDLKKDMNETFKEKFPYIKLTLSKIRSLKWEMRAVGEECSLQPVTVAMAFVYFEKLVLQGRLNKQNRKLVSAACVLLAAKISSDLKKQEVRQLIDKLEERFRINRRELIPLEFPVLVALEMGLYLPDSKVMPHYRRLVQQG
- the LOC124032131 gene encoding CDK5 and ABL1 enzyme substrate 2-like isoform X2 — its product is MRQYDTRGSRIMMICAKRSLCAAFSVLPYGERIHPSDPKLEAHKLQLSSGVASDLFPGLEGLGVELGAYGKTVSYAQLLFPTNALVRPKSSGALEPSTTQTPLSRYQCNGQKNYTTPSRLNSTIGQDLNIEDLADYDPYLLSDPQWPCGRHKRVLIFSSYVTTVIEYVKPSDLKKDMNETFKEKFPYIKLTLSKIRSLKWEMRAVGEECSLQPVTVAMAFVYFEKLVLQGRLNKQNRKLVSAACVLLAAKISSDLKKQEVRQLIDPPFSFSVVEQKLEERFRINRRELIPLEFPVLVALEMGLYLPDSKVMPHYRRLVQQG